AGGGCAACTTGTCGGATTTCCTCGACCAAGGTATCGTGGTTGTTTTCATCCATCACCTCACCCAATGCCGGTCTAAAAATCCCATAGCAATTGTACAGAATAAAACCCACCGCCAGCAAAGCGGCGTAATCGTCCGCGACTTCAAATCCCTCCCCTCCAAAAAGTGCGATGGATATCCCGATAAAGGCTGCCACGGAAGTAATCGCATCGGATCGGTGATGCCAAGCTTCTGCTTTTAGCGAAGAACTCCCGAGTTTTTTACTCCGCCGCAGAACGACTTGAAAGCTGGTTTCCTTCCAAAGGATAATCCCCGCCAAGACCCATAGCGTCCAGGATTCAGGTAAGGCATGGGGCGTTTGGATATTTTGGATAGACTGCCAGGCGATGGTAAAAGCAGATAGCACCAGAAAAACCACCACGGCAAAAGTGATCAAAGGCTCCGCTTTTCCATGTCCATAGGGATGGTTTTCATCGGCAGGTCGCGCAGCATAGCGAAGGCCAAGCAATACTAGAAGGGAAGAGAAAATATCAACCGTAGACTCGATTCCATCTGCAATTAGCGCATACGAATGACCAAAAATCCCTCCCAAAAACTTGATCACCGCCAGCACCATATTGCCAAGCATGCTAAAAATGACGGTTCGTATGGCGAGGTTTGGAGAAGACATTTGGTAAAAGTATGAATTACGATGGACGAGTTATGAGTTACGAGTTATGAATTACGATTTACGAGGTTTTTGAGAACCTCGAAGGTTTGAGTTCTTTATTTAGGTGGTGGATTTACGAGTTACGATTGACGAGGTTTTTGAGGACTTCAATATTGCCTTCCTAATTCAGGACTTATTCTAGTTCAAGTCTTTTGACTCC
Above is a window of Algoriphagus sanaruensis DNA encoding:
- a CDS encoding cation diffusion facilitator family transporter, translated to MSSPNLAIRTVIFSMLGNMVLAVIKFLGGIFGHSYALIADGIESTVDIFSSLLVLLGLRYAARPADENHPYGHGKAEPLITFAVVVFLVLSAFTIAWQSIQNIQTPHALPESWTLWVLAGIILWKETSFQVVLRRSKKLGSSSLKAEAWHHRSDAITSVAAFIGISIALFGGEGFEVADDYAALLAVGFILYNCYGIFRPALGEVMDENNHDTLVEEIRQVALTVPGVSDTEKCFIRKAGMKYHVDLHAHVDGKLTVREGHDIAHELKDTLRREIPQLGHVLIHIEPS